A single genomic interval of Mangifera indica cultivar Alphonso chromosome 5, CATAS_Mindica_2.1, whole genome shotgun sequence harbors:
- the LOC123216236 gene encoding histone H4 → MSGRGKGGKGLGKGGAKRHRKVLRDNIQGITKPAIRRLARRGGVKRISGLIYEETRGVLKIFLENVIRDAVTYTEHARRKTVTAMDVVYALKRQGRTLYGFGG, encoded by the coding sequence ATGTCAGGAAGAGGAAAGGGAGGTAAAGGATTGGGAAAGGGAGGAGCAAAGCGGCACCGTAAGGTTCTCAGAGATAACATTCAGGGGATCACGAAGCCGGCCATTCGGCGTCTGGCGAGGCGTGGCGGAGTCAAGCGTATCAGCGGTTTAATCTACGAAGAAACTCGCGGTGTTCTGAAGATCTTTCTGGAGAACGTGATTAGAGACGCCGTGACGTACACGGAGCACGCTCGCCGGAAGACCGTTACGGCCATGGACGTCGTTTATGCTCTGAAACGACAGGGGCGAACTCTGTATGGTTTCGGGGGatag
- the LOC123216232 gene encoding cleavage and polyadenylation specificity factor subunit 3-II-like — protein sequence MAIECLVLGAGQEIGKSCVVVTINGKRIMFDCGMHMGYDDHRRYPDFSLISKSGEFDNSLSCIIITHFHLDHVGALPFFTEVCGYNGPIYMTYPTKALAPLMLEDYRKVIVDRRGEEEQFTSDHIAECMKKVIAVDLKQTVQVDKDLQIRAYYAGHVLGAAMFYAKVGDTSMVYTGDYNMTPDRHLGAAQIDRLQLDLLITESTYATTIRDSKYAREREFLKAVHKCVAGGGKVLIPTFALGRAQELCILLDDYWERMTLNVPIYFSAGLTIQANMYYKMLISWTSQKVKETYATHNAFDFKHVRKFDRSLIDVPGPCVLFATPGMISGGFSLEVFKHWAPSEMNLVTLPGYCVAGTIGHKLMSGKPTKIDLDKKTQIDVRCQIHQLSFSPHTDAKGIMDLVKFLTPQHVILVHGEKPKMATLKDRIQSELRIPCYDPANNKSVHIPSTHFVKANASDAFIRSCLNPNFKFLKGGSEENFDSGSKGTSALSLLQISDERVLEGILVLEKSKKAKIVHQVELLLMFGEKEHKLQFAYCCPVSIDKLEKATTTDLTPETNSLYVFQTSSLIQLLSTRLSSELSEGNIVVLGEHLQVESFQLSICLKDNCPYRKSGTSQQKKSEAVFFCCTWSVADEKLAWKIISIMENFN from the exons ATGGCCATTGAATGCCTAGTTCTCG GAGCTGGGCAAGAAATCGGGAAGAGCTGCGTGGTTGTAACGATCAACGGCAAGCGAATAATGTTCGATTGCGGGATGCACATGGGCTACGACGATCACCGTCGTTACCCAGATTTCTCTCTCATATCAAAGTCCGGGGAATTCGATAATTCTCTCAGTTGCATCATCATTACTCATTT tCACTTGGATCATGTTGGGGCACTTCCTTTCTTCACTGAAGTTTGTGGGTACAATGGACCTATTTATATGACG TATCCAACAAAGGCATTGGCTCCTTTAATGTTGGAGGATTATCGAAAAGTTATAGTTGACCGAAGGGGAGAGGAAGAGCAATTTACTTCTGATCATATTGCAGAATGCATGAAGAAAG TCATAGCAGTAGATCTGAAGCAGACTGTGCAGGTTGACAAAGACCTTCAGATCCGTGCCTATTATGCTGGACAc GTGCTTGGAGCTGCAATGTTCTATGCAAAGGTGGGGGACACTTCTATGGTGTACACGGGAGATTATAATATGACTCCAGATAGACATCTTGGAGCTGCTCAAATTGATCGACTACAGCTGGACCTCCTTATAACAGA GTCCACATATGCAACAACTATACGGGATTCAAAATATGCTCGGGAGAGGGAATTTCTTAAAGCT GTTCATAAATGTGTTGCTGGTGGAGGAAAGGTGCTTATTCCAACATTTGCCCTCGGAAGAGCTCAG GAACTCTGCATATTGTTGGATGATTACTGGGAGCGTATGACTCTTAATGTGCCTATTTACTTTTCAGCAG GTTTGACCATTCAAGccaatatgtattataaaatgCTAATTAGTTGGACTAGCCAGAAAGTCAAAGAGACATACGCCACACATAATGCATTTGACTTTAAACATG TTCGTAAATTTGACCGCTCTTTGATAGATGTTCCGGGTCCTTGTGTTCTTTTTGCAACGCCAGGGATGATTAGTGGTGGTTTTTCTCTTGAGGTTTTTAAACATTGGGCTCCATCTGAAATGAATCTTGTCACATTACCTGG gTATTGTGTGGCAGGAACCATAGGACATAAATTGATGTCAGGAAAGCCCACCAAAATTGATTTGGACAAGAAGACCCAAATTGATGTCCGATGTCAG ATTCATCAACTATCTTTTAGTCCTCACACAGATGCAAAAGGAATTATGGATCTTGTTAAATTTCTCACCCCACAGCATGTAATACTTGTACACGGCGAGAAACCAAAGATGGCTACTTTAAAAGATAGAATACAGTCTGAATTGAGGATTCCATGTTATGATCCTGCAAATAATAAATCGGTGCACATTCCTTCAACTCACTTTGTGAAAGCTAATGCTTCTGATGCATTCATCCGAAGTTGTTTGAATCCTAACTTTAAGTTCTTAAAAGGTGGTTCAGAAGAGAACTTTGACTCTGGTTCAAAAGGCACAAGTGCCTTGTCACTGCTGCAAATAAGTGACGAAAGAGTTCTGGAAGGGATTCTAGTCTTGGAGAAAAGCAAGAAGGCAAAGATTGTACACCAAGTTGAGCTTCTGCTTATGTTTGGAGAAAAAGAACACAAGCTTCAGTTTGCCTATTGTTGCCCTGTAAGTATTGACAAGTTAGAGAAGGCCACAACCACAGATCTTACTCCAGAAACTAATTCACTTTATGTTTTTCAAACATCCTCTCTGATTCAATTACTATCCACAAGATTATCGAGTGAACTTTCTGAAGGAAACATTGTAGTTCTGGGGGAACATCTGCAGGTGGAATcatttcaattatcaatttgTTTGAAGGACAACTGCCCATATAGAAAAAGTGGTACATCGCAGCAGAAAAAATCTGAAGCAGTATTCTTTTGCTGCACTTGGTCAGTGGCAGATGAGAAGCTTGCATGGAAAATCATTTCAATCATGGAGAATTTTAATTAG